One Halioglobus japonicus DNA segment encodes these proteins:
- a CDS encoding BCCT family transporter, producing the protein MTDASKGSIDRWAFGATLFTIAILVVPMWVAPQQAGVLIQAAYDSLTENLGFLYQWYGVAVLVFLLYLAFGRFGKVRLGEADSRPEFSTLSWVAMLFSTGIGAGLLYWAVIEWGYYIDTPPFGVEARSAEAVEWAASYGLFHWGFSAWGFYCLPALAIAYPFYVRKIPYLRLSTGCLHFLPGGVTSKRGRLLDFFFMINLIGGTGTSLGLSSPMIAASLAELLGVSHDFVLEALVVVLCIGVFGTSAYLGLERGIKKLSDFNFWLAMTLLFFVLAVGPTLFILKMGTNGIGLMVQNFVRMATWTDPVENTRFVEDWTIFYWAWWIAYAPFVGIFVTRISYGRTIREVIGGMLAFGSAGAWLFFIVFGNYAMHLDLNNLVPVTTLMSEESAAVAIVAVFSSLPLGTLALAVFVVVAVVFLATTYDSASYALASVSTMELHAGENPARGLRMFWACALGVLPITLMFVDGGLKVILSTTIVVSVPLLAVGYMMARSLMVQLHQDHPA; encoded by the coding sequence ATGACAGACGCAAGCAAGGGAAGTATCGACCGCTGGGCCTTTGGGGCAACGCTGTTCACGATCGCCATACTGGTGGTGCCCATGTGGGTCGCGCCGCAACAGGCTGGCGTATTGATTCAGGCAGCGTATGACAGCCTTACCGAGAACCTGGGCTTTCTGTATCAGTGGTACGGGGTCGCGGTACTGGTATTTCTGCTTTATCTCGCCTTCGGGCGCTTTGGCAAAGTTCGCCTCGGCGAGGCGGATAGTCGGCCCGAGTTCAGTACCCTCAGCTGGGTGGCCATGCTCTTCAGTACTGGTATTGGCGCCGGTTTACTCTACTGGGCGGTCATTGAGTGGGGCTATTATATTGATACGCCGCCCTTTGGTGTTGAGGCGCGCAGTGCTGAGGCCGTAGAGTGGGCGGCGAGTTATGGCTTGTTTCACTGGGGCTTCAGTGCCTGGGGTTTTTATTGCCTGCCGGCATTGGCCATTGCGTACCCTTTTTACGTGCGCAAAATTCCCTACCTGCGGTTGTCCACCGGTTGCCTGCATTTTCTGCCGGGGGGCGTGACCAGTAAACGCGGCCGCCTGCTCGACTTCTTCTTCATGATTAACCTGATTGGTGGCACGGGTACGTCGCTGGGTTTGTCCTCGCCGATGATTGCCGCCAGTTTGGCTGAACTGCTGGGTGTCTCCCATGACTTCGTGCTTGAAGCGCTTGTTGTTGTGCTTTGTATTGGCGTGTTCGGTACCAGTGCTTATCTGGGCCTCGAGCGCGGCATCAAGAAGCTGTCAGATTTCAATTTCTGGCTGGCGATGACACTGTTGTTTTTTGTACTGGCGGTGGGACCGACGCTGTTCATTCTCAAGATGGGTACGAACGGTATCGGTCTGATGGTGCAGAACTTCGTGCGCATGGCGACCTGGACCGACCCGGTAGAAAACACCCGCTTTGTCGAAGACTGGACCATATTCTACTGGGCATGGTGGATTGCCTACGCACCTTTCGTGGGTATCTTTGTGACGCGTATTTCCTACGGCCGCACAATTCGCGAAGTCATTGGTGGCATGCTCGCGTTCGGTAGTGCAGGGGCCTGGCTGTTCTTTATCGTATTCGGCAACTACGCCATGCATCTGGACCTGAACAATCTGGTACCGGTCACCACATTGATGAGTGAGGAAAGCGCTGCAGTGGCCATTGTTGCGGTATTCAGCAGTCTGCCGCTGGGCACTCTGGCCCTGGCCGTTTTTGTTGTCGTGGCGGTGGTGTTTCTGGCCACTACTTATGACTCGGCGTCCTATGCGTTGGCGTCCGTGTCCACCATGGAACTGCACGCGGGCGAAAACCCCGCGCGTGGCTTGCGGATGTTCTGGGCCTGCGCCCTGGGTGTACTCCCCATAACACTGATGTTTGTCGATGGCGGGCTCAAGGTGATTCTCTCCACCACCATTGTAGTGTCGGTGCCGTTACTGGCAGTGGGATACATGATGGCGCGCTCCCTGATGGTGCAACTGCATCAGGATCATCCCGCTTAG
- a CDS encoding aconitase X swivel domain-containing protein, with product MALGIALDMLVDGSAEGRLMVLSQGLSFWGGLEPTSGMIVDNQHPQRGACVGSRILVLPAPRGSTAAPGALLECLAAGRGPAAIVLAYSDPTAVAAVLAASMIDLPAIPVALIANTDVLAQLPDGQQALVSQGQLMLR from the coding sequence ATGGCTTTAGGTATTGCATTGGACATGTTAGTCGATGGCAGCGCTGAGGGCAGGCTCATGGTGCTCTCACAGGGACTGAGCTTCTGGGGCGGGCTAGAACCGACGTCAGGCATGATCGTCGATAACCAACACCCACAGCGTGGCGCCTGCGTGGGTTCGCGCATTCTGGTGCTACCCGCGCCGCGCGGCAGTACTGCGGCTCCCGGCGCACTGCTGGAATGTCTCGCTGCCGGAAGGGGCCCCGCCGCCATTGTGCTCGCCTACAGCGACCCCACCGCCGTTGCCGCCGTGCTCGCGGCCAGCATGATCGATCTGCCGGCGATTCCCGTGGCGCTGATTGCGAACACCGATGTGCTCGCACAACTTCCCGATGGCCAACAGGCCCTGGTGAGCCAGGGCCAGCTCATGCTCCGCTAA
- a CDS encoding aconitase X: MPLALRTQDIALSSYDRDCLDGRWGSATARAMQFVVQTAKALQARRLIDVNHCHLVGPYYSGEADLTFLRRLVEDGARVRVPTTLNASSACLAHDSPSPPCDREAAASVVELYRAMGCDAQLTCAPYQLPGRPMLGDTLAWAESNAVVFANSVLGARTNKTVQYLDLCAALTGRIPEYGLYLDDMRQPTCIIDCSALPDETWRTPLAGELIGLWLGQHFGTEVPLLRGLSIKPSEDYLRGLGAAAASAGAISLFHVAGVTPEADQYPVSHLHSVQLTTEQLHTTAAPYQGTPTQTVNAVCLGTPHYSLDQLRALTKRMIATDTRATIPVFVTTSRYNRDQLHSELLAGELATRGVTLVVDACSYYRGVIPNPQGTVLTDSAKWAYYGSGNLNIATVLGDLNDCLATASSGHLQRLGDSPWL, from the coding sequence ATGCCTCTCGCCCTACGCACACAGGATATTGCGCTTTCCAGTTACGATCGCGACTGCCTTGATGGTCGCTGGGGAAGCGCAACGGCAAGGGCCATGCAGTTCGTGGTGCAAACCGCCAAAGCGCTTCAGGCAAGGCGCCTCATCGACGTTAACCACTGTCACCTGGTCGGCCCCTACTACAGCGGCGAGGCTGACCTGACATTCTTGCGGCGGCTCGTTGAAGACGGCGCCCGGGTCAGAGTCCCCACAACACTCAATGCCAGCTCCGCCTGCCTCGCACACGACTCGCCCAGCCCACCCTGTGACCGCGAAGCAGCGGCGAGTGTGGTTGAACTATATCGGGCCATGGGCTGCGATGCGCAACTCACCTGTGCGCCCTACCAACTACCGGGTCGACCAATGCTAGGCGACACACTGGCCTGGGCGGAATCCAACGCCGTAGTATTCGCCAATTCGGTGCTGGGTGCGCGCACCAACAAGACCGTGCAGTACCTCGATCTCTGCGCGGCACTGACCGGGCGCATACCCGAGTACGGCCTCTACCTGGACGACATGCGTCAACCTACCTGCATTATCGACTGCAGTGCGCTCCCGGATGAAACCTGGCGTACACCGCTAGCGGGAGAACTCATCGGCTTATGGCTGGGCCAGCACTTTGGTACCGAGGTGCCGCTGTTGCGGGGGCTAAGCATTAAGCCAAGCGAGGACTACCTGCGCGGGCTGGGTGCCGCTGCCGCAAGCGCGGGGGCCATTTCCCTGTTTCACGTTGCCGGCGTTACACCCGAGGCGGACCAATACCCGGTGTCGCACCTGCACAGCGTGCAGCTGACGACTGAACAGTTGCACACCACAGCGGCGCCCTATCAGGGTACGCCCACGCAAACGGTGAATGCGGTTTGCCTGGGCACACCACACTATTCCCTGGACCAGCTCCGCGCCCTGACAAAGCGCATGATTGCAACGGATACCAGGGCGACCATTCCTGTATTTGTTACCACCTCGCGTTACAACCGCGATCAGTTACACAGTGAGTTATTGGCCGGTGAGCTGGCAACGCGCGGCGTAACCCTGGTGGTCGATGCCTGCAGTTACTATCGCGGTGTGATTCCCAACCCGCAAGGGACGGTTCTGACCGATTCCGCCAAGTGGGCTTACTACGGCTCAGGCAACCTGAATATCGCCACGGTTCTGGGTGACCTGAATGACTGCCTGGCCACGGCCAGCAGCGGACACTTACAACGCCTGGGGGACAGCCCATGGCTTTAG
- a CDS encoding TetR/AcrR family transcriptional regulator → MVETLTKPLRRSHAQKREETRGKILQAALDIIVEEGMRSVRNRAIAKRAGVSLGSTTYHFSSIEDLIISAFHTWSQRTQIGNNPFYKETNELLAPFGEGSVPPKQRASAAAFIFEIAVDYVLDQLTRGRQDRLLELAFYHESVRYPALRAMLHQEWQAQLNILASIHNAMGSNDPDTDAMLTAAVFRHLESTLTLAGNEQPNKQLIDVTLRRHLAQCFDIAIPG, encoded by the coding sequence GTGGTAGAAACCCTCACCAAACCCCTGCGCCGGAGCCATGCTCAGAAGCGCGAAGAAACCCGTGGCAAAATTCTCCAGGCAGCCCTGGACATCATCGTCGAGGAAGGCATGCGCAGTGTACGTAATCGTGCCATTGCCAAACGTGCCGGCGTATCCCTTGGCAGTACCACGTACCATTTCAGCAGTATTGAAGACCTGATCATCAGCGCCTTCCACACCTGGAGTCAGCGCACCCAGATCGGCAATAACCCTTTTTACAAGGAAACCAACGAACTGCTGGCGCCTTTTGGCGAAGGTTCGGTACCGCCAAAGCAGCGTGCCAGTGCCGCCGCATTTATCTTCGAAATTGCCGTGGACTATGTGTTGGACCAACTGACCCGCGGTCGCCAGGACCGGCTGCTAGAGTTGGCGTTCTACCATGAATCTGTGCGCTACCCGGCGTTGCGCGCCATGCTCCATCAAGAGTGGCAGGCACAACTGAATATACTCGCCAGCATCCACAACGCCATGGGTTCCAATGATCCAGATACCGATGCCATGCTCACCGCAGCGGTTTTCCGCCACCTGGAGAGCACACTTACCCTCGCCGGCAATGAACAGCCCAACAAGCAGTTGATCGACGTCACCCTCAGGCGTCACCTGGCTCAGTGCTTTGATATCGCCATACCCGGTTAG
- a CDS encoding enoyl-CoA hydratase-related protein: protein MKILEDVVRTLQDMHQPVIGAINGAAIGGGFCLAMATDIRIASHNACFRPAGINNGLTSAELGLSYLLPRAIGTSRAFDIMLTGRDVDAAEAAAIGLVSRTVDHEALLEECYTIAERICGFSRLGVEFSKQMLWAGMDAGSLHTHMNHESHAQLFVRMTTENFEEAIRARKQGRSPEFKD from the coding sequence ATGAAGATTCTCGAGGACGTGGTGCGCACTCTGCAGGATATGCACCAGCCTGTTATCGGCGCCATTAACGGCGCAGCCATCGGCGGTGGCTTTTGCCTCGCCATGGCCACTGATATCCGCATTGCGTCGCATAATGCTTGCTTCCGCCCCGCGGGCATTAACAATGGCCTGACTTCCGCAGAGCTGGGCCTGAGTTACCTGCTGCCCCGCGCTATCGGCACCAGCCGCGCCTTCGACATCATGCTGACTGGCCGCGATGTAGACGCCGCCGAGGCCGCAGCCATCGGCCTGGTCTCACGCACGGTAGACCACGAGGCACTCCTTGAAGAATGCTATACCATCGCCGAGCGCATCTGTGGTTTCAGCCGACTGGGCGTGGAATTCAGCAAGCAAATGCTGTGGGCAGGTATGGACGCCGGCAGCCTGCATACCCACATGAACCACGAGAGCCACGCCCAGCTGTTTGTACGGATGACCACCGAAAACTTCGAGGAGGCTATCCGCGCACGCAAGCAGGGTCGCAGCCCGGAATTCAAAGACTAG
- a CDS encoding enoyl-CoA hydratase-related protein, which yields MSFVNVEYPHDGVCQITLNRPERMNAMAFDVMVPFREALEAASFNNDVRVVIVTGAGEGFCAGQIWKTRVGWIFSMA from the coding sequence ATGTCCTTCGTCAACGTAGAGTACCCCCACGACGGGGTCTGCCAGATCACCCTCAACCGGCCCGAGCGCATGAACGCCATGGCATTTGATGTCATGGTACCGTTTCGCGAGGCGCTTGAAGCGGCGAGCTTCAACAACGATGTTCGGGTGGTCATTGTGACCGGCGCCGGTGAAGGATTCTGCGCCGGGCAGATCTGGAAGACCCGGGTTGGCTGGATATTTTCAATGGCCTGA
- a CDS encoding ion transporter, with protein sequence MSARTDVWQAKFERLRSNKLFELLVISVILISALVIGVKTYPLPPLANQAIVIMDWAITLFFAVEIVVRFLGESDRRQFFRSGWNVFDTLIVAVSLIPIEDSELALIGRLVRIFRVLRMVSIIPELRTLLNSLLKALPQLGYVMLMMFIIFYIYAALGSTFFAAINPELWGDISISMLTLFRIMTFEDWTDVMYETMAIYPLSWSFYLSFIFLSAFAFLNMIIGIVVNVLEEEHQAQAREEALAAGEPTLSELRDEIQGLRRLLESRQS encoded by the coding sequence ATGAGTGCCCGGACCGATGTTTGGCAGGCGAAGTTTGAGCGCCTGCGCAGTAATAAATTGTTTGAACTCCTGGTTATTAGCGTCATCCTGATCTCGGCCCTGGTGATCGGAGTGAAGACCTATCCGCTACCACCGCTGGCGAACCAGGCCATCGTCATCATGGACTGGGCGATTACGCTGTTTTTCGCCGTCGAAATTGTCGTCCGTTTTCTGGGGGAGAGTGATCGGCGGCAATTTTTTCGTAGTGGCTGGAACGTATTTGATACGCTGATTGTGGCGGTCAGCCTGATACCCATTGAAGATTCCGAACTCGCCCTGATCGGCCGGCTGGTGAGGATTTTCCGGGTGTTGCGCATGGTATCGATTATTCCCGAACTGCGTACCCTGTTGAATTCACTGCTCAAGGCCCTGCCACAGCTGGGCTATGTCATGCTGATGATGTTTATTATTTTTTACATCTACGCGGCCTTGGGCAGCACATTCTTTGCCGCCATTAACCCCGAACTCTGGGGCGATATTTCCATCAGTATGCTCACCCTGTTCCGGATTATGACGTTTGAGGACTGGACTGATGTCATGTATGAAACCATGGCGATTTATCCGCTCAGTTGGTCGTTCTACCTGAGCTTCATTTTCCTCTCGGCCTTCGCTTTCCTGAATATGATCATCGGTATCGTGGTGAACGTACTGGAGGAAGAGCACCAGGCTCAGGCCCGGGAAGAGGCGCTGGCCGCCGGTGAACCTACCCTGTCTGAACTGCGCGACGAAATACAGGGCCTGCGGCGCCTGCTGGAGAGTCGCCAAAGTTAG
- a CDS encoding transporter, with product MRSFLAAILSLASGVSLAQELTPRAYWPAPKGTQVLTMGVLHHSGDTVPDPSLPLTGVDSRITKGYLGYLRTISLFGRSANFIVELPYSDGNTRVEHEEMGLLEQDYKGVGDISATLSINLLGAPTMSREELTAMREAPSSIVGAILKVVAPTGSYDNDQLVNAGANRWALRAEVGYMLPLQRQWLIEVAVGAWMFGDNDDFLGLRREQDDVYTVQAHLVHRFSPGFWASLDLNGYRGGRSKIDGRRLDDLKRDSKYGATVVWPVARGQVLKFSYAAGSVNDAEEDFDVFSLNYQRLF from the coding sequence ATGAGAAGCTTTCTTGCTGCGATTCTGTCACTGGCAAGTGGTGTGAGTCTGGCTCAGGAGCTCACGCCTCGTGCCTACTGGCCCGCGCCCAAGGGCACACAGGTGTTGACCATGGGGGTGCTGCACCACTCGGGCGATACGGTCCCCGATCCCTCACTGCCCCTGACGGGGGTGGACTCCCGTATTACTAAGGGCTATCTCGGTTACCTGCGCACGATTTCCCTGTTTGGCCGCTCCGCGAACTTTATCGTCGAGCTGCCTTATTCCGATGGTAATACCCGGGTTGAGCACGAAGAGATGGGCCTGCTAGAGCAGGATTACAAGGGCGTGGGCGATATCTCCGCCACGCTCTCGATAAATCTGCTGGGGGCGCCGACCATGTCCCGGGAAGAGCTCACCGCGATGCGCGAAGCCCCGTCATCCATTGTTGGCGCTATCCTCAAGGTGGTGGCGCCAACCGGTAGCTATGACAACGACCAACTCGTTAACGCGGGCGCAAACCGCTGGGCGTTGCGCGCCGAGGTGGGTTATATGTTGCCGCTGCAGCGCCAGTGGCTGATTGAGGTCGCTGTCGGTGCCTGGATGTTTGGCGATAACGACGACTTTCTCGGCCTGCGCCGCGAGCAGGATGACGTGTATACGGTGCAGGCGCACCTTGTGCATCGCTTTTCGCCGGGGTTCTGGGCGTCGCTGGATTTGAACGGTTATCGCGGCGGGCGCAGCAAAATCGACGGCCGGCGCCTGGATGATTTGAAGCGGGATTCCAAGTACGGCGCCACGGTGGTGTGGCCAGTGGCCCGCGGTCAGGTCCTGAAATTCAGCTATGCCGCGGGCTCGGTCAATGACGCCGAAGAAGACTTCGACGTATTCTCCCTGAACTATCAGCGCCTGTTTTAG
- a CDS encoding aldehyde dehydrogenase family protein has product MKQLRIVYKPLGVVGLITPWNGPFVLVMNQAAQAILAGNAVVAKGSEVTPYSARLAEDIFRQAGLPDGVLQVLLGDGETGAAIVRGGVDKVSFTGSVATGKKVAVACAEQLIPVSLELGGNDAMIVCADADLDRAADGAWVGSCMNTGHYCCGTERIYVVKEVYDEFLQKVLEKGKGLRQGSEHGWNEDVGAVFWDRQMAIIEAHVEDARAKGANILMGGKRNPDLPGLYYEPTVITEVDNSMDIMLLETFGPILCIQKVDTEEEALRLANDSEFGLNGNVWTQDKDKGYRLAAAIDTGACSVNDMAVSYGIPAAPFGGKKNSGLGQVNGKKGLRGYTHEMPIVIDRFGGKMQNGYPYSADSAEGMKKLMNFLWVKTPLGRWMS; this is encoded by the coding sequence ATGAAACAGCTCCGCATCGTCTATAAACCGCTGGGTGTCGTGGGCCTGATCACGCCCTGGAATGGACCGTTTGTACTGGTAATGAACCAGGCAGCGCAGGCGATCCTGGCGGGTAATGCCGTGGTAGCCAAGGGCTCAGAAGTCACCCCCTATTCTGCAAGACTTGCTGAGGATATCTTCCGCCAGGCAGGCCTGCCTGATGGCGTATTGCAGGTACTGCTGGGCGATGGGGAAACCGGTGCTGCCATTGTTCGCGGTGGCGTCGACAAGGTTTCCTTTACCGGCAGCGTCGCCACCGGCAAGAAAGTGGCCGTGGCCTGCGCCGAACAGTTGATTCCCGTATCCCTGGAACTGGGCGGTAACGACGCCATGATTGTCTGCGCTGACGCGGACCTTGATCGTGCCGCCGACGGTGCGTGGGTGGGCTCATGTATGAACACCGGCCACTACTGCTGCGGTACCGAGCGCATCTATGTCGTTAAAGAGGTCTACGACGAGTTCCTGCAGAAGGTGCTGGAGAAAGGCAAAGGCCTGCGTCAGGGTAGCGAGCATGGCTGGAATGAAGACGTCGGCGCTGTGTTCTGGGATCGGCAAATGGCTATCATCGAAGCCCACGTCGAAGACGCCCGAGCCAAGGGCGCCAACATTCTCATGGGCGGCAAGCGCAACCCGGATCTTCCCGGCCTATACTACGAACCCACGGTGATCACAGAAGTCGACAACAGCATGGATATCATGCTGCTGGAGACCTTTGGTCCGATTCTCTGCATCCAGAAAGTCGACACTGAAGAGGAAGCTCTTCGCCTGGCCAATGATTCCGAATTCGGGCTCAACGGCAATGTCTGGACCCAGGACAAAGACAAGGGCTATCGCCTCGCCGCAGCCATCGACACCGGCGCCTGCTCGGTAAACGATATGGCCGTCAGCTACGGCATTCCCGCCGCTCCCTTTGGCGGCAAGAAGAATTCTGGCCTCGGCCAGGTCAACGGCAAGAAAGGCCTGCGCGGTTACACCCATGAAATGCCGATTGTCATCGACCGCTTCGGTGGCAAGATGCAAAACGGCTACCCCTACAGCGCTGACAGTGCCGAAGGCATGAAAAAGCTCATGAATTTCCTGTGGGTGAAGACGCCTCTGGGACGCTGGATGAGCTAA
- a CDS encoding aldehyde dehydrogenase family protein: protein MSLYEPIESNDSRRHLQLRSPVTLEPTGELVCANSEDVAAAIQKARAAQPAWAATSMKARAAIVEKALQILLERQDEVIDTVVSETGKARTDAMSMEVFSVADQLCYYAKNAEKFLAPASARPTA, encoded by the coding sequence ATGTCTCTGTACGAACCGATTGAATCCAACGACTCACGCCGCCACCTGCAATTGCGCAGCCCGGTGACCCTCGAGCCCACCGGCGAACTGGTGTGCGCCAATAGTGAAGATGTCGCCGCGGCCATCCAGAAGGCCCGCGCCGCGCAGCCGGCATGGGCAGCAACCAGCATGAAGGCGCGCGCAGCTATCGTCGAAAAGGCGCTGCAGATTCTTCTGGAGCGCCAGGACGAAGTCATCGACACTGTGGTCAGCGAAACCGGCAAGGCACGCACCGATGCGATGAGCATGGAAGTGTTTTCCGTGGCCGACCAGCTCTGCTACTACGCCAAGAACGCCGAGAAATTCCTTGCCCCCGCAAGCGCAAGGCCCACGGCCTGA
- a CDS encoding ZIP family metal transporter — protein MTHTRTQLMMSLVSGLMLGVAFYHLLPHSIALEQGSVDRSVWWLMLGLIGMLLMLRMFHFHQHDFSLEEGVHYEHGHGHSHGHVNGQEGVHSLSWVGIALGLGVHTLIDGVALGAVMVGESHSHTTVLAGFGVFLAILLHKPLDAMSITSVMEAGGWSPRARLATNLAFALLCPLGALAFYFGIDSLTGSPEVLVGAALAFSAGAFICIALSDLLPEVHFHSHDRGKLTAAFLLGIVLAYGIGAIEPSSMHH, from the coding sequence ATGACCCACACGCGTACCCAGCTGATGATGAGCCTGGTGTCAGGGTTGATGCTGGGTGTGGCGTTCTATCACCTGTTGCCACACAGCATCGCGTTGGAGCAGGGCAGTGTCGATCGCTCGGTCTGGTGGTTAATGCTCGGATTGATTGGCATGTTGCTGATGTTGCGCATGTTTCACTTCCACCAGCACGATTTCAGCCTGGAGGAGGGCGTTCATTATGAGCATGGCCATGGGCACAGTCATGGCCATGTTAATGGCCAGGAGGGCGTGCACAGCCTCAGCTGGGTGGGGATTGCCCTGGGCCTGGGCGTGCACACACTCATTGACGGCGTGGCGCTGGGTGCGGTCATGGTGGGTGAGTCTCACTCGCATACTACTGTACTGGCCGGTTTTGGCGTATTCCTGGCGATTTTGCTGCACAAACCACTTGATGCGATGTCGATTACCTCGGTGATGGAAGCGGGCGGCTGGAGCCCACGCGCCCGGCTGGCAACCAACCTGGCGTTTGCGCTGTTGTGCCCTCTGGGGGCGCTGGCATTTTACTTTGGCATCGATTCGCTCACTGGCAGCCCCGAGGTACTGGTAGGTGCGGCGCTGGCGTTCTCAGCCGGCGCGTTTATCTGTATTGCCCTTAGCGACTTGCTGCCCGAGGTCCACTTTCACAGCCACGACCGTGGCAAATTGACCGCGGCATTTCTGCTCGGTATCGTCCTTGCGTATGGCATCGGGGCAATCGAACCCAGCTCCATGCATCATTGA
- a CDS encoding methyltransferase family protein: protein MAQVKRIIYPPVWLAIGVIVQFVCNEYFPLARFTSTAGQMVGGVILVAGLALLVLAGGLFKQADTDLIPFKNVSALVTTGVYRFTRNPMYLGMTLVLLGCAVTVGAAAAFIVPPVFMAIIQLRFILPEEQMLRELFPEEFPAYCKRVRRWI, encoded by the coding sequence GTGGCCCAGGTAAAGCGCATCATCTACCCTCCCGTGTGGCTTGCCATCGGGGTGATCGTGCAGTTTGTCTGCAATGAGTACTTCCCCTTGGCGCGCTTCACCTCCACGGCGGGGCAAATGGTCGGCGGGGTGATTCTAGTTGCCGGACTGGCGCTGCTGGTGTTGGCTGGCGGGCTGTTCAAACAGGCGGATACCGACCTGATTCCTTTCAAGAATGTGTCTGCACTGGTCACTACCGGTGTGTACCGCTTCACTCGCAACCCCATGTACCTGGGAATGACGCTGGTGTTATTGGGCTGTGCGGTAACGGTGGGGGCAGCGGCGGCGTTTATCGTGCCGCCGGTGTTTATGGCGATTATCCAGCTGCGTTTTATCCTCCCGGAAGAGCAAATGCTGCGGGAGCTGTTCCCCGAAGAGTTTCCTGCCTATTGCAAGCGGGTGCGCCGCTGGATCTAG
- a CDS encoding rhodanese-like domain-containing protein, protein MRQFLAVLIWLYTSVTWASEPVWIDVRSPAEFNAGHVDGAHHIPFDQVESGIHGLDVNKDSEIYLYCGAGGRAQVAKESLERRGYSNVINAGGLEEARDLSAQQQR, encoded by the coding sequence ATGCGTCAATTTCTAGCGGTTCTCATCTGGCTTTACACCTCCGTCACCTGGGCCTCTGAGCCCGTATGGATTGACGTAAGGTCACCGGCCGAATTTAACGCAGGTCACGTCGACGGCGCGCACCATATCCCCTTTGACCAGGTTGAATCTGGCATACATGGCCTGGACGTGAATAAAGACAGCGAGATTTACCTGTACTGCGGCGCCGGTGGCCGGGCACAAGTAGCCAAGGAAAGCCTGGAGCGGCGCGGTTACAGCAATGTGATCAATGCCGGGGGCCTGGAAGAGGCCCGCGACCTGTCAGCCCAGCAGCAGCGCTGA
- the hemH gene encoding ferrochelatase, with the protein MNYAQRPRIGVLLTNLGTPDAPDKAAVKRYLKEFLSDPRVVDLSRWQWVPILNGIILNTRPAKSAAAYATVWTEQGSPLMIHTQAQTNALSHIMSERHGDDVVVDFAMRYGNPSMASVVEKMLDAGVEKLLVLPLFPQYSGATVGSTSDALNDCLESRRSMPNLRFISGYHDNEDYIAALALSIKRYQAEHGVPKKLVFSYHGVPQRYCDEGEPYEQQCHRTTQLVVDLLGLTEDSYMTVFQSRFGREEWLRPYADETLADLPSQGVDSVQVICPGFSSDCLETIEEMGEENREVFIDNGGTSYGFIPCLNSGQDHVAALAHLIEDQLAGWL; encoded by the coding sequence GTGAATTATGCACAACGCCCACGGATTGGCGTTCTCCTGACCAACCTCGGCACTCCCGATGCCCCCGACAAGGCAGCGGTGAAGCGCTATCTGAAAGAATTTCTGTCCGACCCCCGGGTGGTTGACCTGTCCCGCTGGCAATGGGTGCCCATTCTCAACGGCATTATTCTCAATACCCGTCCAGCCAAGTCGGCAGCCGCCTACGCCACTGTATGGACCGAACAAGGCTCGCCGCTGATGATACATACCCAGGCGCAAACTAATGCCCTGAGCCATATCATGAGTGAACGTCACGGCGACGATGTGGTGGTAGATTTCGCCATGCGCTACGGCAATCCCTCCATGGCCAGCGTGGTCGAAAAAATGCTCGACGCCGGCGTTGAGAAACTGCTGGTCCTGCCGCTCTTTCCCCAGTACAGCGGCGCGACCGTGGGCTCCACCTCCGACGCTCTTAACGATTGCCTGGAGTCCCGGCGCTCCATGCCGAACCTGCGGTTTATCTCCGGTTACCACGACAACGAAGACTATATCGCCGCCCTGGCCCTCAGCATCAAGCGCTACCAGGCGGAACACGGTGTGCCGAAAAAGTTGGTGTTCTCCTACCACGGTGTACCCCAGCGCTACTGCGACGAGGGCGAGCCCTACGAACAGCAATGCCATCGCACCACGCAACTGGTCGTCGATTTGCTGGGCCTCACCGAGGACAGCTACATGACGGTCTTTCAATCACGCTTCGGGCGTGAGGAGTGGCTGCGCCCCTACGCCGATGAGACACTGGCCGACCTGCCCAGCCAGGGCGTCGACAGCGTGCAGGTCATCTGCCCCGGGTTCTCCTCAGACTGCCTGGAAACCATCGAAGAGATGGGCGAGGAAAATCGCGAAGTTTTCATAGACAACGGCGGTACCAGCTACGGGTTTATACCCTGCCTGAACAGCGGCCAGGACCATGTCGCCGCGCTGGCGCACCTGATCGAGGATCAACTCGCGGGCTGGCTATGA